From Lytechinus variegatus isolate NC3 chromosome 16, Lvar_3.0, whole genome shotgun sequence, the proteins below share one genomic window:
- the LOC121429537 gene encoding uncharacterized protein LOC121429537 → MFAGNFYEQQEGAAMGSPVSAVIANLFMEAFEERALSSCPPDCAPRVWKRYVDDTFIITHRSAADDLLSHMNSQQPSIRFTMEMECNERIAFLDILVHRDTSGRLYTTVYRKPTHTDQYIAYDSHHPKSVKRGVVKCLYDRASRIVTKPHCTATEKQHITSALISNGYPRSFVNRVAKKSAPSEQLAQFKSAIVIPFVDGIAHLLRRRLERHGIRVIFKSDSIRSQLVRPKDRPIPDRRDGVVYKIPCSTCDKVYIGETGRPVGERMKEHRRDVRLRRTDSSAVAEHAWDSDHPPNWDEVSCIANDKHWYTRRIKEAIQIRLHPSNINRDSGIEIPDEWLPTIRRHTASTVHSARRPHQRVPDTSADADWPAASANHSARCTPERAPSTSADPDWPAAPANHSAAHARVEPDNSSRRYITRAQQRLCSLPDEV, encoded by the coding sequence ATGTTTGCCGGCAATTTCTACGAACAGCAAGAAGGAGCAGCCATGGGCAGCCCTGTTTCCGCGGTGATCGCTAACCTGTTCATGGAAGCTTTTGAGGAACGTGCGCTGAGTAGTTGCCCGCCCGACTGCGCCCCTAGAGTTTGGAAGCGATACGTAGATGACACGTTTATCATCACGCATAGATCCGCCGCCGATGACCTTTTGAGCCACATGAATTCGCAGCAGCCCTCCATCCGTTTTACCATGGAGATGGAGTGCAACGAGCGCATTGCCTTTCTAGACATTTTGGTGCACCGTGACACCAGCGGCCGACTGTACACCACCGTATACAGGAAGCCTACGCACACCGATCAGTACATTGCTTATGATTCGCATCACCCGAAGTCCGTTAAGCGCGGGGTAGTGAAGTGTCTTTACGACAGAGCTTCACGCATCGTTACTAAGCCCCATTGCACAGCTACAGAGAAGCAACACATCACCTCGGCTCTTATTTCTAACGGTTACCCGCGCTCCTTCGTTAACCGCGTCGCTAAGAAGAGCGCCCCGTCCGAACAGCTTGCGCAATTTAAATCCGCTATAGTAATCCCGTTTGTTGATGGTATCGCGCATCTTCTCCGCCGGCGCTTGGAGAGGCATGGCATCCGAGTTATATTTAAGTCCGACAGCATCCGCAGCCAGCTGGTCCGTCCGAAAGACCGCCCGATCCCCGACAGACGCGATGGGGTTGTTTATAAGATCCCTTGCTCGACCTGCGACAAAGTCTACATCGGTGAGACTGGTAGACCTGTGGGGGAACGCATGAAGGAACATCGCCGTGATGTTCGGCTTAGGCGCACCGATAGCTCTGCTGTtgcagaacatgcttgggacTCCGATCATCCACCTAACTGGGATGAGGTCAGCTGCATCGCCAATGATAAGCATTGGTATACGCGGCGCATTAAGGAAGCGATCCAGATCCGTTTGCACCCGAGCAATATCAACAGGGACAGCGGCATTGAGATCCCTGATGAATGGTTACCTACCATCCGACGGCATACTGCATCCACGGTTCACAGCGCGCGGCGCCCGCACCAGCGGGTGCCTGACACCAGCGCGGACGCTGATTGGCCGGCTGCATCGGCCAATCACAGCGCGCGGTGCACGCCCGAGCGGGCACCAAGCACCAGCGCGGACCCTGATTGGCCAGCGGCTCCGGCCAATCACAGCGCGGCTCACGCCCGAGTGGAGCCGGACAATAGCTCCCGACGCTATATAACCCGTGCGCAGCAGCGTCTTtgctcattgcctgacgaagtctag